The genomic DNA TGCCGATGGCCACGGGGGCCTGGGCCAGCACGGTTTCCAGCAGGTTGCGCTCGCGCTCGGCGGCCTCGCGGGCGGCCTGCTCGCGGGCCTGGCTCTGGCGCAGGGTCTGGTCCAGGGCGGGGCGGTCGTGGTGGTAGGTGCTGTCCAGAATGCTGGCTACCAGCACTTCGCCGCTGCGCCGGGCCGCCACCAGGAAGAAGCTGTCAATTGCGGCGGTCTGGTAGTGAAAGTCGAACTGGCCCGCCTCGCCCGTCTCAAACACGCGGCGGTAGAAGGCCAGCAGGCCGTTGGCTTGGGCGTGCGGAAAGTGCGTGCCCACGCTGCCGCCCGGCCGGGCGGGCAATCCCACCATGCGCTGGCCGGCGGGGTTGAGGTAGTCGAGGCTGAAATCGACCAGCCCGCCCCCCGGCCCGTAGAGCGGCCGCAGCAGGTTGAGGGCCGTCAGCGACGCCTCCAACACGCTTTGGAGCAGGTCGTTGTCGGCAAGCAAGTCGGGCACAGGTACAGCAGGAGTCATAACCAAACGGGCCAGGCCAGGCGCACGGTCGGGCCAAGTGAATGCCGAAGCTACGCCCCAGCCCGCACCTCCGCCTAAACCCCACCCCTACCCCCCCGCCAGCTGCTGAGCCAGGGCCACCAGCGTGGGGGCGGTGTAGGTGGGCGCAGCTGCCAATGGGTACACCGCCTGGCCGGGCCGGGCGATGAAAGCCGCCGCCAGGCCCGCCCGCAACGCGCCGGCCACGTCCCAGCCGTGGGCCGCCACCAGCAGCGCGGCGGCCGGGGCCACGCCCAGGCGCTGGCAGGCCGCGTGGTAAGTGGCCGGGTGCGGCTTGTAGCGCCGCTGCTCGTCAATGCTGAGGGCCTGCTCAAACAGGTCGGCCAGGCCGGCGTAGGCCAGCTGCTTTTGCAAGGTGGGGCCGGGCGAGTTGGTGAGCGTAGCCAGCCGGAAGCCCGCCCAGCGCAGGGCCTCCAGGCCGGGCCGCACGTCGGGGTGGGGCGGCAGCTCGGTGAGCAGCGCCAGCAGCTCGTGCTGGCGCGCGGCCGGGCGCGCGGGCTGGCCCAGCGCCTGCGCCAGCATGGTGAGGGCCGCGCCTCCCAGCTCCTTAAAATCGTGGTAAGAGCCCGTCACGGTTTCGACCAGCGAGTACTGAAGCAGCAGCCCAAACCACTGCGTGAACGCCGATTCGGTGCCAAACTCCTGGTTGATGGCCTGGCGCGGCTTGCTCAGGTCAAGCAAGGTTTCGTTCACGTCGAAGAGCAGCAGCTCAGGGCGGTTGGGGCTGGGCATGGGGGGTAGGGAAAGGAGGGGGTGGGCTACGCAAGAGAATCTGGCTTATGCCGCCGCCGGGTTTTTAATGCTGAGAACACTTCGGCACCTTCCAAATTATCAGCACCAGCGGCTAAAACTACTTCGTACGCATTATCCAGACTTTCCATTTTCCAGCGCACAAGCAAGCCGTCCGAATTTAGATAGGAGTGCTGATACTCAAGCGCAGCTACTTCCGCTTTGCGCAATGCCTCTGTCTCAGAATGGCCTTTGAACAGCACGTAGCGCTCTTCGTATCTCTGTTTCCCTTTATCATAGCCTTCAATCTGAATTGCCACCGTCATTTTCACGCAGTAAAAATTCAGCTTCTTCCTAGGTTTAGCAATGCGTTTTTTCCTGCCGTTGGTTTCCTCTACTTGTATAGATTGAACGGTAGCAAGGGCTGCTACCTCTTGCATATCAGCCACTTTAATCTGGCCCCTTATTCCGTGGTAACGGCCACGCTGCCCGCCGGTTTTAAGGAGTTGCCAATCTGACAACTTATTGATGGCCAGCACCGCATCAATTTCCGTTCGCATTGTATAGGTAATAAGCCCTTTACGCCCCTTCGGTGTCAATGCCAATAACTCTTCAGAAACCTTTGGGTAGGCCACGAAAACCGAAACGCTAGCTACTTGCTCGGTCAATGGCACCGCCGATAAATCCCAGTTTTCGAGCCCAGATATCTTAGTCATTATCTGATGTTTTACTAAAGACGGCTGTTTAGCGTTTCTTGAAACTACCCTTTTCGGGGCTAGCAACCAGGCAAACCCGACCAAGCAGGCGCGCATACGGGTAAGCTTTAACTGGCCGGGCAACGGGATGATGGGTCAGCGGGCGATAATCCGGCAAGCTAAAGCTCACCGCACCTAATCAATTAAAGCTATACGGATAGCCGATTTCCTGCAGGTCGGTGGCCAGCGGCAGCCAGTCTTCGACCTCATCGACCAGGGCCAGCACGGCGGCTTTGGTGGCGGGCTCGTTGCGGTAGAAAGGGGCCACGGCGACGGGCGTCACGGGCTTCTTGTCGGTTTCGTCGGTGTAGTATTCGGTGGCCCACTCGGCGTAGGTGGCGGGCTGGTTGTCAAAGATATAGAGCAGCTCCTCGGAGCTATCGTCGTCGTTTTCGACCACGCCGCGCTGCCAGCCGTGGGCCGGCGTGTACCAGAGGCAAAACGTGGTGCCGACGGACGCGACCGGCTCGCCAAACATAAAATCATCGAACGCCGCGGGCAGGCCGCGCGTCACCTGGGCCTTGGCGGGCTGGTCGTATTCGTGCAGATAGCCGTTGATGACGCAGCCCTCGGGCCGAAACAGCACCAGCATCTGGTCGCCCTCGCCGTCGCGCATTTCGAGCATCTGCTCGCCCTCGCCCCAGCTCGGGTTGTAGGAGTAATAACGATATTCCCAGTCGGGCGAGTTGATGGCGTCGAGCGCGGCCAGGGCCTTGCAGAGGAGCTGGAGGTCGGCGGCGGGGGGTAGGGCGGCGTAGTCGGCGGTTGAAATCATAAGGAAAGGAGGCGCTTCACGGCGCGGAGGGGGGGTAGGGCTCGCGGTTACAACCTGACTGCCCACGACCGGGCCGGGGGCTGGCATGTTGGGAGAAGGGCGGCTCATTGCGTTGGCATGAAAACAATTGCTTGCGACACAAGGACGGGCTGGGCTTTCTCCCCGCAAGTTGCTGGCTGGCCACGCCACCTGCTGGCGCTGCCTGTCATCGCCATTCCCAAAACCATCTTCGCCCGCACCGGGAGCCCGCGCCCCTGAGCTATTTTGCTGGGTGATGAAGAAGCCCTGGTGCCCGGCCGCCGAGAAATTATCAAGAATGCGTGATAAGCAAGTAGCCAGAATCAAGTGACAGGACCGCAGCAGGCTGATAATCAAGCAAAAACGACCAGTCTTACTACGTTTATCTTGCTACCCCCTACTTTTACCTTACTACTCACTAGGGCTTTCGCGCCAACATAATATTCTTAAAATCAAACGTTTACTCCGAGCAGCCAGGCTTCGGCATCCGGAAAATTGTCAAACCGCTTGAAGTGGAAGCCGGCAGGCGACGCGCTCACCACCGACTGGGTGGACAGGCGGTGCAGCGGGTTGGCCCCCTCCACGATGGCGCAGTGCCGGGCCTGGGCCTGGCTCATGGCGCGCGGTATCCAGTTGGATGTAATCCACGCCTGCGCCTCGGCCGACAAGGGCGCGCGCTGGCCGTGCTCGGACAGGATGCGGCGGCAATCGGTGCTGCGCAGCAGCGCCAGGGCCTGCTCATAGTAGGCTTCGATAGTGGCCAGCGGCAGGCGGCCGGGACCCCAAGCCAGGTGCGCATAGCCCGCCGCATGGTAATAAAGCCGGCCGGCCGGGCTTTCAAAATAAAGAGTTTGCTGTAAACGAGGATGCACAAATGGGTATCTAGTAGGAGCCACAAAGCTACTCCGGCCGGGCGCGCATCTGCTAGGCCAAGCCTGGTTTTGTTGCCGGATGCGCGGCAAGAATAGCAGGTAATTTTTCTACCCCCATGCGCCCGGCCGCCACCGTAGCTACCACCCCCACGATGGGCGTACCCGCGGAACGCGCCGCCGCTACGATGGGCACCGGGCACTGAGCAACGCGGCACGGCAGGGGGGAAGGCCGTTTAAGAACAGGATTCCGCCAAAGCCGCCGGCTACTTGGTAATGACCAGCTCGACGCGGCGGTTGAGCTTGCGGGTTTCCTCGCGGTCGTTGCTGAATTTGGGCTTGGCTCCGCCGAAACCGACGGTGGTGATGCGGCGGGCAGTCACGCCTTTATCGACCAAGTAGCGCTTCACGGCCGCCACGCGGTCCTCGCTGAGCTTCACGTTAAGAGCGGGGGTGCCCACGTTGTCGGTGTGGCCTTCGAGGCGGATTTCGAGCTGCGGGTTGTCTTTCAGCGACTCGGCCAGTTTATTGAGGGTAGCGAACGACGAGCCCAGCAGCTTGGCTTGGGCCTGCACGAAGAGCAGGTCGGGCAGGTCGAGGCGCGAGCCCACGGTGGCGGGCGTGAGGCGCGGCTCGTAGCGGCGCGACTCGCCGGCCCGCACCGCGAACGTATCGACGCGGGTGAGCAGGCCGGCGGTAGTCACCACGCGGTAGCGGCCGGGGGCCAGCGACATCTGGAAGCCCACCTGGTCGGCCCGCGCCGTGCTGCGAAAGTCAATCGGCCCGCCAATCATCAGGGCCTGCACCTCGGCCCCGCCCGCGATGGGCTGGCCAGTTCGTCCGTCGAGCACGCGGCCCATGACGAGCGCGCGGGGCTGGCCCAAGGGGTCGGCCGCGGCGGCCGCGAGGGCAGCCGAGTCCACGACCGGCGGCGGGCCGGGCGGCGTGCGAAACAGCTTTTTGGGGTTCGTGTCCTTGGCGCCGGTGCTGGCATAGTAGGCCGTGCCGTCGGGGCCGAGGGCGAAAAACGCGTCGTAGCCCGGCCCGTTGAAGCGCGGCCCCAGGTTCTCGGGCTGGCTCCACTTGGTCCAGGAATCGTCGAGGCGCTGACTCACAAAAATGTCGGCTGAGCCGTAGCCCTGGTGGCCGTAAGAGCTGAAATACAAGGTCTTGCCATCGGCCGCCAGCCACGGCGCAAACTCGTAGCCCGGCGAGTTGACGACCATGCCTAGGCTCTGGGGTGCCGAGTAGCCGCCCGCGCCATCGGCCCGGCTCAGGTACAGGTCGTTGCCGCCCTGCGAGTCGTCGCGCTCCAGGCTCAGCAGCAGAATTTTCTCATCCGGCGTCATAAAAAAACCCGTGCCGGGGCTTAGGCTGCTGAAGTTGCTGATGCGCAGGGGGGTAGGGCCAGCGTTGCCGCCCACCGCCACCCGCGCCGCGCCCTGGTCGCGCAGCGGGCCGGCGTCGTAGGTGCCCAGCAGCAGCAGCGACGGACTGCCGGCCGGCCCCACCACCGCCTGCACGGCGTTATTCTGGGCCGTGTTGAGGCCGGGTGGGCGGTCGGGGCGGGTGGGGGCGGCCCAGGTGCGGCCCGCGTCGGCGCTCTGGCTCAGCCAGATATCGCCGGTTTCGGTCAGGCCCTCGGTGTTGCCGGCAAAGCGCGTGCGGTTGAAATACAGCCCTTTGCCGTCGGGCGTGGGCACGGGCTGCAGCTCACTGCCACCGGCCGAGCTGAGGGCCGGCAGCGCCTCGGGCGCGGCAAAATAGGGCGGCCCGGTGGCCAGCTTCAATTGCAATTGAAACAAGCGCCAGAGCTGGCTGGAGCGCCCTACCCCCCGCGCCGCCACAATGGCGGTGTTGTTGAATTTGTTGTTGGCTGCGAGCGTCGCCACCCGGTCGTCGAGCCGGTTTTGGAGCTGAAACGTGCCGGGCGCGCCGGTGGGCACCAGCCGCCACTGCTGGCCCAGCCCGCCCGTGAACGGCCGCTGCACCAGCGGCGTAGTGGCGTTGGGCTCGGCACCGGGCGCGGCTTCCAGGGTCAGGCACAGGCCGCTGTGTTTGGCTTCGAGGCGGTAATATTCGCCGCCTTCCCGGATGGTAACCAGGTGCCACTGCTGGCTGGGCGCGTGGGTAAATTCCCACTGCACGGCCGGCGCGCCGCTGGTAATGGCGGCCTTGGCCACGTCGAGGCTGCGCCCGCTGGCCCGGTTGATAATGCCGTAGAACGCGCGGCTATCGGGCACGATGGCCGTTTGGGCCACCGCCGAAAATGCCAGCAAACACAGAAAAAGTACTCGAATCATCTCGCAAAGGTGGCGACGGGATGAGTTTCAACGGCTGACTGGTTGTTTGTCATAGCGCCTTTTGTCAGTGCGTCGCCTGTCATTGCGAGCGTAACGAAGTGGAGCGCGGCAATCTTTCCTTGGTCGTTCGCATCGCTGGATTACTAACTCAAGCGTGCAGGAAAGATTGCCGCGCTCCACTTCGCCCTTGCTTGATGCGCAACATGCTCGCAATGACAAACGGGTCGGCGATTCCCTACCCCCTATTCCAACCCATACTTCGCGCGAAACTTGCGGTCGAGGGCAGTTTGCTTGCTCTCAAGCGTCAGGCTGCGGCCGTCGATGTAGGCCTGGGTGAGGGCGTTGGTGCGCATGTCAAGCAGGTCGCCGCGGCTCACGATGAGCGTGGCCGACTTGCCCACTTCGAGGCTGCCGTAGTCTTTGTCGATGCCCATAATCCGGGCCGGACTGAGCGTAATGGCCGTGAGCGCCTGCTCTTTGGTCAGCCCGAAAGCCACGGCCTGGCCCGCCACGAAGGGCAGGTTGCGCGAGCGTGAGGTTTCCTGGTCGCCCTGAAAATCGAGGCAGTAGCGGATGCCGGCGGCTTGCAGCTGGGCGGGCAATTTGTAGGGCTGGTCGTAGTCGTCGCCGTCGCGGCGGGGCAGGGCCTGCACCCGGCTCAGCACCACGGGCACGTCGTTTTGCTTGAGAAAATCGAGCACCATCCAGGCGTCGCGGGCACCTACCAGGGCCACTTTTTGCACGCCCAGGCGCTTGGCCATCCGCACCGACTCAATCAATTCCTTGCCGTAGTCGGCGTGAATATAGAGCGTTTTAGTGCCGTCGAAAAGGCCCGTCATCGCGCTCAGGCGCAGGTTTTCCTTGCGGCCGGCGGGCAGCTGCCGGTAGGCCGCGGCTTCACTCATCAGCTGCTCCAGGTCGCGGAGCTGGGCGGTGCGGGCGTCCTGGCGGCGGGTGAGGGCAGCGGCATCCTCAGCCGGGTTGGCCTTGATAACCATCGCGGGCCAGGTGATATGCAGGCCATCGTCGGCCTTCACCACGGCATCCTGCCAGTTCCAGGCGTCGAGCTGCACCACCGAGCTGGCCCCCGACAGGAAGCCGCCGCGGGGGGTAGGCTGGGCCAGCAGCACGCCGTTGATGCGCACGGTGGGCGTCACATCCGAGTCAGTATTGTAGGCGATGAGCGCGCGCACGTTAGGGTTGAGCGCGCCCACTTCCTCCTCGTCCACCGTAGCTCGCACGGCCTCTACCTCACTCAGCCCCAGCGTAGTATTCGGCAAAATCAGCCCCGGATATACCTGTTGCCCGCTGACGTCGCGCGCCTCATAACCCGTTTGAGTGAAGCCCGCGCGCGGCCCGGCGTACACCAGCCGGCCTTTGTCGAAGGCCACGGCGGCATTCTCAATCACCTGGCCGGTGCCGGTGTGCAACGTGCCGCCCACCAGCACGATAGGCGCGGCCTGCGCTGGCGCGGGGGTAGGCACCTGCGCGGCAGCGGCGAAGGGCGCGAACAATAACCAGTAGGGGCGGGGCTTGCCCCCGCCCAGCGTGCGCGCCAATTGTGATAGTTTAGTCATTTGAGTGGACGATTTTGTTCAACAACGGGTGGGGGCAAGCCCCACCCCTACTTCTCTTGCCCAATAGTATCGCAAGTCCAGTGGCCGGTGGTCTTCTCCCTGGCCGCTTGCGTAGGCGCGCCGGTTTTGCGGGCGGCCAGCATGGCTTGCACCAAGCGCTGGCGCTCCTGGTCGCGCTGCTGGCGCAGCTCCAGGTCTTTTTTCAGGCTGAAATACTCGCGGCCATCGACGAAGGTATTTTCGGCTTTAGCATAGATGCTCAGCGGGTTATCGCTCCACAGCACCACGTCGGCATCCTTACCCTCCTTGATGCTGCCCATGTGCGCGTCGAGGTGCAGCATCCGGGCGGGGTTGATGGTGACGAACTCCAGGCACTCGGTTTCGGGAATGCCGCCGTACTTCACGCTCTTAGCGGCTTCCTGGTTGAGGCGGCGGCTCATCTCGGCGTCGTCCGAGTTGATGGCCACGTTCAGGCCCACGCGGTGCATGATGGCGGCGTTGAATGGAATGGCGTCGCGCACCTCATTTTTATAGGCCCACCAGTCGGAAAACGTGCTGGCATTGATGCCGCGCGCCTTCATCTTGTCGGCCACCTTGTAGCCTTCCAGAATGTGGGTGAACGTGTTGACTTTGAAGCCCATCTGGTCGGCCACGTTCATCAGCATGTTAATCTCGCTCTGCACGTAGCTGTGGCAGGTGATGTGGCGCGTATCGTGCACCACTTCCACCAGCGCATCCAGCTCCAAGTCGCGGCGGGGCTGCTCGGCGGCGGCCTGCTGTTTTTTTGGTAACTTATTGTACATCAACCAGTCTTTCTCGTATTGCTTGGCGCGGGTGAAGGCGTCCACGAACACCTGCTCGGTGCCCATGCGCGTTTGCGGGAAGCGCAGCACGTTCAGCTCGCCCCAATTGCTCTGCTTCACGTTTTCGCCCAGGGCAAACTTGATGAAGCCCGGCGCGTTGGCGATTTTCATCTCCTGGCCCGTCGCGCCCCAGCGCATTTTCACCAGCGCCGACTGCCCGCCGATGGGATTGGCCGAGCCGTGCAGCAGCTGCGCGGCCACTACCCCCCCGCCAGGTCGCGGTAGATGCCCACGTCCTCGGGGTCAATGACATCGCCCACTCGCACCTCGCTGGTAACGGCCTGGGTGCCTTCGTTCACACCTTCGGCAATGGCCAGGTGCGAATGCTCGTCAATGATGCCCGGCGTGAGGTGCTTACCGGTGCCATCCAGGGTGCGCGCGCCGGCCGGGGCGGCCAGGTTCCGGCCGATTTTCTGAATCTTGCCGCCGCTCAGCAGCACGTCGGTATTCTCCAGCCGGCCGGCCTTTTCACTGGTCCAGACGGTGGCGTTTTTGATGAGCACCGGCTGCAGTACCGGCGGGCCGCCCAGGCCGTAGGCCCCGAGCGGGTAGCTCACCTTGCCCAGCACGAGGGGGGGTAGGGATTTGGCCGAGTCGCGGCGGGCCTGGCGGCTGGCCTCGTCGCGGCGGCGGGCGCGCCAGGTCACGGGCGTGCCGTCGGGCAGCTGGCCATCGCCACTAAAGGTCTTGCTCTCAGCCGCGTAGTAGCCGCTGAGGCGAATAGCGCCCGCGTTGGCGGGCGGCGTGCTGTTGTTGGTGGGCTTGGCGGGCTTCTTCTGAATTTTATCGGCGGGGTTGAAGACCAGCGTGGCCAACTCGGTGCTCACGGCGATGGAGCCGCGCACCGTATCGCCGGCCGTGGGTAGTACGCGCAGCTCGGGCGTTTCGGGCTTGCCGCCCTGGATGAGCAGCGACATATCCGCGCCAATGCGAAACTCGTTGTCTTTTACCTTATTAGCCGTCACGATGCTCAGCGCATACACGCCCCGGTAGTCGGTGGGCAGCGTCGAGAGCTGGTAGCGTTCGCCCTGCACCCAGTTGTCGAGCAGCACCGTACTTTCATCGAGCAACGGGCGCGAGCAGATGAGGAAGTTGGCCACGAGGCCAGGGCGCAGGCTACCTACCTCATTCTCGGCGTGCAGCAGGCGGGCCGGCGTGGCCGTGAGGGCCTGCAGAATCTGCTGTTCGGTGAG from Hymenobacter psoromatis includes the following:
- a CDS encoding amidohydrolase; amino-acid sequence: MTKLSQLARTLGGGKPRPYWLLFAPFAAAAQVPTPAPAQAAPIVLVGGTLHTGTGQVIENAAVAFDKGRLVYAGPRAGFTQTGYEARDVSGQQVYPGLILPNTTLGLSEVEAVRATVDEEEVGALNPNVRALIAYNTDSDVTPTVRINGVLLAQPTPRGGFLSGASSVVQLDAWNWQDAVVKADDGLHITWPAMVIKANPAEDAAALTRRQDARTAQLRDLEQLMSEAAAYRQLPAGRKENLRLSAMTGLFDGTKTLYIHADYGKELIESVRMAKRLGVQKVALVGARDAWMVLDFLKQNDVPVVLSRVQALPRRDGDDYDQPYKLPAQLQAAGIRYCLDFQGDQETSRSRNLPFVAGQAVAFGLTKEQALTAITLSPARIMGIDKDYGSLEVGKSATLIVSRGDLLDMRTNALTQAYIDGRSLTLESKQTALDRKFRAKYGLE